The genomic region CGAGTTAACAGATATGCATGTGAGGAGGGGATGATATATGCTGCCTGGATGCCCCACATGGCCCAAGGAGTTTGCGGATCTGTATCGGAAGACCGGTTGTTGGCGAGGTGAGACGTTTGGGCAAATGCTGCGGGAACGGGCCGACAAATACGGCGACCATATCGCGGTCGTAAGCGGCGATGTACGCTGGAGCTACAGGGAACTCGACACAAGAGCCGACCGGCTGGCGGCGGGGTTCCGCGAGCTGGGAATCAAGCCGATGGATCGCGTGGTGGTTCAACTGCCCAACATTGCGGAGTTCTTTGAAGTTTGCTTCGCGCTGTTTCGGCTGGGTGCGCTGCCCGTCTTTGCCCTGCCTGCCCACCGAAGCTACGAGATTGCTTATTTTTGCGAATTCACCGAAGCCGTCGCTTACGTCATACCGGATACGCATTCGGGATTCGACTACCGGGAACTGGCCAGACACGTTCGGAACAAGGTTTCCACCTTGCGGCATGTGATTGTTGTAGGCGACCCGGGGGAGTTTGTGGCGCTTGAAGACCTGCACGCATCCCCCGTCAGCCTGCCGCAAGTAAGCGCCGGTGATGTGGCTTTCCTTCAATTGTCCGGTGGCAGCACCGGTTTGCCCAAGCTGATCCCCCGGACTCACGACGACTACATTTACAGCTTGCGGATCAGCGCTGAGATCTGCGGTCTTGATGAGACCAGCGTGTACCTCTGTGTGCTTCCGGTTTCGCATAATTATCCGCTCAGTTCGCCCGGCGTGCTCGGCACGCTGTATGCCGGCGGCCGTGTCGTGCTCGCGCCCAGACCCAGTCCGGACGACGCATTCCCTCTGATTGAGCGGGAACGCGTCACAATTACCGGGCTGGTACCGCCGCTTGCTCTGGTATGGCTGGAAGCGGTGTCGTCTCACCGTTATGACCTGTCCAGTCTCCGGGTGCTGCAGGTTGGCGGGGCCAAATTCGGCCCGGAAGTTGCCCGGCGGGTAAAGTCTGCGTTTGGCTGTACCTTGCAACAGGTTTACGGGATGGCGGAGGGACTGGTCAACTATACCAGATTGGATGACCCTGATGAGATCGTGATCCATACCCAGGGCAAGCCGATGTCGCCATACGATGAGATTCGCGTGGTGGACGAAAATGATCGCGAGGTAGAGCCGGGACAGGTCGGACAGTTGTTGACCCGTGGCCCTTACACCATCCGCGGGTACTACAAAGCGGAAGAACACAACGCCAAGGCGTTCACACCGGATGGCTTTTATCGCACCGGTGACTTGGTGAGAGTGACCCCGTCGGGCTACTTGATCGTGGAAGGGCGTGTCAAGGACCAGATTAACCGCGGAGGAGACAAAGTCTCGGCCGAGGAGGTTGAGAACCATCTCCTCGCTCATTCTGCCGTATTTGATGCGGCGGTGGTTTCCATGCCTGACGAGTTCCTTGGTGAGCGGTCGTGCGCTTTCATCATTCCGCGCGGAAATCCTCCGACCGTGGCCGAACTGAAATCGTTCCTGAAGGAACGCGGGTTGGCGGCTTACAAAATCCCGGATCGGGTGGAGTTCGTCGATTCGTTTCCCAAGACCGGGGTGGGAAAAGTGAGCAAAAAGGCGTTGCGTGAGGCAATCGCTCAGAAGATACTGTCTGATCGGAAAACTCACACAGGAACATAATCGAACATTGTGAGGTTATTGACAAACTCCGCTGGTGCGCCGCTCCGTAGCGGCAGCCAGAGTCGCTCGACGGGAAATTCGGTCCCGATACCTAATAGAGGGTGGCCGTTTTCCCACGAGTGACCTTTGAGCTGGCGAAACAGGAGCGAGAGGGAAAACGGCGCACCCGGAATCGCGAGTGGTTCAACACTTTGTCAGCAGTCTCACATTGCGCGATTGATGAAGACAATGGACTAAGACAATGAAGGAAGTGATCTGATGGCTCTTCCCAGCATTTCACCGTATCCGATGCCTGCGGAGTTTGACCTGCCGAAGAACAAGGTGTCGTGGACACCTGATCCCAAACGGGCGGCCCTGCTCATTCATGATATGCAGCAGTATTTTCTTGACGCTTTCACTGCCGGAAAGTCGCCTGTGGTGGAACTGCTTTCGAATATCCGGTTGTTGCGGAGCCGATGCGCTGAGCTCGGCATCCCGGTGATTTACTCGGCACAACCCGGCGGGCAGACACCCGAACGTCGAGGATTGCTCAGGGATTTCTGGGGACCGGGCATGGACGACGGCCCCTATCAGAAGAAAATCGTGGACGAACTGGCGCCGGACGAGCACGACATCGTCATCACCAAATGGCGGTACAGTGCGTTCCAGAAGACCGATCTGCTGGAGATTCTGCGTCAGCGCGACCGTGATCAGCTGATCGTTTGCGGAGTATATGCCCACATTGGATGTCTCCTTACCGCATGTGACGCATTCATGCAAGATGTGCAACCGTTTTTCGTCGCCGATGCGGTGGCGGATTTCTCATGGGAATGTCACCGAATGGCGCTGACTTATGCTGCTGAGCGGTGTGCGGTCACAACGACGACGCGGCGTTTGCTCGATGAGCTGGGGAGGATGCAAAACGAAACGCGTGAAGCTCAAGCTGCGGCTGACGGTCAACCGATCACGCTGCAGCTTGTGCGCGAACAGGTCGCCCGACTTCTCGACGAGTCCCCGTCGAATCTTGCCGACAGCGACGACTTGATTAGCAGAGGACTCGATTCCGTCAGGATCATGAGCCTGGTTGAGCGCTGGCGTCGCATCGGGGTCGAAGTGACCTTCGTGGAGTTGGCTGAGCACCCGACGCTCGCTGACTGGTGGAGACTGCTCTCTTCCCGGTCCAAGCGTGTGTCTTCGACTTCGACCCCGGACAATCTCAGCTTGTGAAGGAGGTCGCTACCCATGCCTAACCGTCAGGATGTTCGCTGGCCTTTGTCGGGTGCGCAGTCCGGCATTTGGTTTGCACAACATCTCGATCCGGAAAACCCGATTTACAACGCCGGCGAATATATCGAAATCCACGGACCGATTGACCCGGCGCTGTTCGAGTCCGCTTTGCGGCAGGCCGTTATGGAAGCCGAGTCGCTGCATCTCCGTTTTGGAGAGGACGAGGACGGTCCGTGGCAGATCATCGATCCGTCTTCCGATTGGCCGTTTCATGTGATAGACCTCAGTGGGGAGCCGGACCCACGGGAGGCAGCTCTGGCATGGATGAAAGACGATCTGGCCCGGCCGGTCGACCTCAAACGCGGTCCGCTCTTTACCCAGGCTTTGTTCAAGGTGGCGCCTGATTGTTTCTTGTGGTATCAACGCATCCATCACATCGCGATGGATGGCTACGGTTTTTCACTCATAGCGAAACGAGTGGCGCAAATCTACACGTCACTTGTACAAGGCCTGCCTTGCGATCAGGGAGCCTTTGGCCCGTTGCATCTGATCTTGGAGGAAGATGCGGCCTATCGCGCATCAGAACAGTTTGAGCGGGACCGCCAATTCTGGTTGGAGCGTTTCGCCGACAGACCCGAGGTAGTCAGTCTCGCCGACCGGGCGCAGAGGACGTCCAGAAGTTTCCTCCGTCGGACAGCATATCTGCCCCCGTCCGCACTGGAGCGTCTGCATGCGACGGCGCGCAACGCCGGCGTGAGTTGGCCGGATGTCGTGATTTCGGCGACAGCGGCTTACATACACCGTTTGACAGGTGCACGGGACGTCATTCTCGGTTTGCCGATGATGTGTCGGCTGGGCTCGGTCTCGCTGCGGATTCCCGGCATGGTGATGAATGTGCTGCCGGTGCGTTTGTCGATGCGTCCGGATATGAGCCTTTCCGAGCTCGTGCGGCAGGTCTCGCAGGAAATTCGCGAGGTGCGTGGTCACCAGCATTACCGGCACGAAGACTTGCGCCGCGATCTCAAATTGGTGGGCGAAAACCGGAGATTGTTCGGTCCGCTGATCAATGTGATGCCGTTTGACTACCACCTCAGCTTTGCCGGACATCGCGCCACCACACACAACCTCTCGGCCGGACCGGTCGATGATCTGTCGATCAACGTT from Polycladomyces zharkentensis harbors:
- a CDS encoding (2,3-dihydroxybenzoyl)adenylate synthase gives rise to the protein MLPGCPTWPKEFADLYRKTGCWRGETFGQMLRERADKYGDHIAVVSGDVRWSYRELDTRADRLAAGFRELGIKPMDRVVVQLPNIAEFFEVCFALFRLGALPVFALPAHRSYEIAYFCEFTEAVAYVIPDTHSGFDYRELARHVRNKVSTLRHVIVVGDPGEFVALEDLHASPVSLPQVSAGDVAFLQLSGGSTGLPKLIPRTHDDYIYSLRISAEICGLDETSVYLCVLPVSHNYPLSSPGVLGTLYAGGRVVLAPRPSPDDAFPLIERERVTITGLVPPLALVWLEAVSSHRYDLSSLRVLQVGGAKFGPEVARRVKSAFGCTLQQVYGMAEGLVNYTRLDDPDEIVIHTQGKPMSPYDEIRVVDENDREVEPGQVGQLLTRGPYTIRGYYKAEEHNAKAFTPDGFYRTGDLVRVTPSGYLIVEGRVKDQINRGGDKVSAEEVENHLLAHSAVFDAAVVSMPDEFLGERSCAFIIPRGNPPTVAELKSFLKERGLAAYKIPDRVEFVDSFPKTGVGKVSKKALREAIAQKILSDRKTHTGT
- a CDS encoding isochorismatase family protein is translated as MALPSISPYPMPAEFDLPKNKVSWTPDPKRAALLIHDMQQYFLDAFTAGKSPVVELLSNIRLLRSRCAELGIPVIYSAQPGGQTPERRGLLRDFWGPGMDDGPYQKKIVDELAPDEHDIVITKWRYSAFQKTDLLEILRQRDRDQLIVCGVYAHIGCLLTACDAFMQDVQPFFVADAVADFSWECHRMALTYAAERCAVTTTTRRLLDELGRMQNETREAQAAADGQPITLQLVREQVARLLDESPSNLADSDDLISRGLDSVRIMSLVERWRRIGVEVTFVELAEHPTLADWWRLLSSRSKRVSSTSTPDNLSL